In Deltaproteobacteria bacterium, a single genomic region encodes these proteins:
- a CDS encoding acyl-CoA dehydrogenase family protein, with product MDFQLSDEQKLLRDSVRTFTKQRSPIARFRKLRDRVAAEGGSWDAAVWREMGELGWLSLPFPEQIGGYGGSFVDVAILLEAFGATLVPEPYLASVVLAGTALLHAGDLAQQQRWLAPMIEGRHSLALAHGERATRFDALPQTTMASVEGDGFRVRGHKQFVANGDRADLLLVSALHDGRAQLFAVPRDHEGVTVTPVRTIDGLGAANVTIDARLSAAHRLGQDAGVALERAHDAAAAMAVAEGLGVCQAVLDMTVEQLRTREQFGVPIGSFQALQHRAVEMFVEVQLIKSVSVLASVRAADDDDAERRRAVSAAKAQLAMSGRFVTQQAIQLHGGIGITDEHDVGLYFKRMHVLGLLCGDEEHHVRRFAAQPQFTAGLG from the coding sequence ATGGACTTCCAGCTCAGTGACGAACAGAAGCTCCTGCGCGACTCGGTGCGCACGTTCACCAAGCAGCGCTCGCCGATCGCCCGCTTCCGTAAGCTCCGCGACCGCGTCGCCGCCGAGGGCGGCAGCTGGGATGCGGCGGTGTGGCGCGAGATGGGCGAGCTCGGCTGGCTCTCGCTGCCGTTCCCCGAGCAGATCGGTGGCTACGGCGGCAGCTTCGTCGATGTGGCGATCCTGCTCGAGGCCTTCGGCGCGACGCTGGTGCCCGAGCCGTACCTGGCCTCGGTGGTGTTGGCCGGCACCGCACTGCTGCACGCAGGTGACCTCGCGCAGCAGCAACGCTGGCTCGCGCCGATGATCGAGGGCCGCCACAGTCTCGCGCTCGCCCACGGCGAGCGAGCGACGCGCTTCGACGCGCTGCCGCAGACCACCATGGCGAGCGTCGAGGGCGACGGCTTCCGCGTACGCGGCCACAAGCAGTTCGTCGCCAACGGCGACCGCGCGGACCTCCTGCTGGTCTCGGCGCTGCACGACGGCCGCGCACAGCTGTTCGCGGTGCCCCGCGACCACGAGGGCGTCACCGTCACGCCGGTTCGCACCATCGATGGCCTCGGCGCTGCGAACGTCACCATCGACGCGCGACTCTCCGCGGCCCACCGCCTCGGACAGGACGCGGGGGTCGCACTCGAGCGCGCCCACGATGCGGCCGCCGCGATGGCGGTGGCCGAGGGACTCGGCGTGTGCCAGGCGGTGCTCGACATGACGGTCGAGCAACTGCGCACGCGCGAGCAGTTCGGCGTGCCGATTGGCTCGTTCCAGGCGCTGCAGCACCGCGCGGTCGAGATGTTCGTCGAGGTGCAGCTGATCAAGTCGGTGTCGGTACTCGCGTCGGTCCGCGCGGCCGACGACGACGACGCGGAGCGACGACGGGCGGTGAGCGCCGCGAAGGCGCAGCTCGCAATGAGCGGTCGCTTCGTCACGCAGCAGGCGATCCAGCTCCACGGCGGCATCGGCATCACCGACGAACACGACGTCGGGCTGTACTTCAAGCGGATGCACGTGCTCGGCCTGCTGTGCGGCGACGAGGAGCACCACGTGCGGCGGTTCGCGGCGCAGCCGCAGTTCACCGCCGGACTCGGCTGA
- a CDS encoding serine/threonine protein kinase yields MPRPSDDDASATDDGRDDAERSAVVEPMALAPGLEVGRYVLLRPLAGGGMGTVHLAFDPELDRNVALKLLLPRAQAPRAAGSAEPEPNDRDLLIGEARALARLSHPHVIQVYDVGAWADRVYVALEYVAGQDLRAWQHAGPREIGEVLEVLLAAGEGLRAAHAAGIVHLDVKPTNVLIGSDGVARVADFGLARRARSAAVEGDAPIGTSSTDLGGGRAVGTVGYIAPELFLGEPADARSDQFGFCVTAWEAIGGERPFAGATRAEYRGNLFAQRIAPPRRNLPRRLQRVLRRGLSLRPGARFADMAELLDALRRARHGWARNPWVIGAGSVAVAVAVGAGVRGDRAPLQRCDGGATEFEGSWNDARRRAVTAAIDATGLPFANAAGYAVESLMAGYARTWIDHFDAACAETFVQRSRSEPSHVRAVECLQAQREQFDALAQLFEHADAALVEHAVEAVHGLPAPAHCLDEVGDVAESDDALRATSNALAARLAQARAWTHAGRFVPALELAEEVRAAADAAGLSLPAARARLLLGHAAAQVGELERASVALREGVALADAAGADVDRLGGLVDLVYLEGHLAGDAREAHRLATLAGFVVERVDADVDLRVELLVNEAVVLGDEGRLDEALAHYRQALALRSERPGPIDEQLAALCNNIGNVYLARSELAAAVSWFAQAYLMRVALAGPDHPSVADPLVNLGAALGLLGEPAAALAHHRRALAVLERARGPDDGSLRVVLNNIGVVLRDDGDAAGALAAYQRAYRLWRQLDADNPAVGVTLCNIAELHLDAGEAARAHEEYALALALFERTLPAGHAFIGNAWTGLGRARVQLGATAAGVGALRHAIDLLDRVEVTDELRAEPRLALAHALATAAPALARALAREARALYLGLGKRGVVPVAAIDRWLASWRPRP; encoded by the coding sequence ATGCCGCGTCCGAGTGACGACGACGCGAGCGCGACCGACGACGGCCGCGACGACGCGGAGCGCTCCGCCGTGGTCGAGCCGATGGCGCTCGCGCCGGGGCTCGAGGTCGGGCGGTACGTGCTGTTGCGACCGCTCGCCGGCGGCGGCATGGGCACGGTCCACCTCGCGTTCGATCCCGAGCTCGATCGCAACGTGGCGCTCAAGCTGTTGCTGCCCCGCGCACAGGCCCCGAGAGCAGCGGGGAGCGCCGAGCCGGAGCCCAACGATCGCGACCTCCTGATCGGCGAGGCGCGAGCGCTCGCGCGGCTGTCCCATCCGCATGTCATCCAGGTCTACGATGTCGGGGCGTGGGCCGACCGCGTCTACGTCGCGCTGGAGTACGTCGCTGGGCAGGACCTGCGAGCGTGGCAGCATGCCGGCCCGCGTGAGATCGGCGAGGTGCTGGAGGTCCTGCTCGCGGCCGGCGAGGGCCTGCGAGCCGCGCACGCCGCGGGCATCGTCCACCTCGACGTCAAGCCCACGAACGTGTTGATCGGCAGCGATGGTGTTGCGCGCGTCGCCGACTTCGGCCTCGCGCGGCGGGCTCGCAGCGCCGCCGTCGAGGGTGACGCGCCGATCGGCACGTCGAGCACCGACCTCGGTGGCGGCCGGGCGGTCGGGACCGTCGGCTACATCGCGCCGGAGCTGTTCCTGGGCGAGCCCGCGGACGCGCGCAGCGATCAGTTCGGCTTCTGCGTGACGGCCTGGGAGGCGATCGGCGGCGAGCGCCCCTTCGCCGGTGCGACGCGGGCGGAGTACCGCGGCAACCTGTTCGCGCAGCGGATCGCGCCGCCGCGTCGGAACTTGCCGCGACGCTTGCAGCGGGTGCTGCGGCGCGGGCTGTCGCTGCGACCGGGCGCGCGGTTTGCCGACATGGCAGAGCTGCTCGATGCGCTGCGACGCGCGCGGCACGGATGGGCGCGCAATCCCTGGGTGATTGGGGCGGGGTCGGTGGCGGTGGCGGTCGCAGTCGGAGCCGGCGTCCGCGGTGATCGTGCGCCGCTGCAGCGCTGCGATGGCGGCGCGACGGAGTTCGAGGGCAGCTGGAACGACGCCCGTCGGCGTGCCGTGACGGCCGCCATCGACGCGACGGGCCTACCGTTTGCGAACGCGGCCGGCTACGCCGTCGAGAGCCTGATGGCGGGCTATGCCCGCACATGGATCGATCACTTCGATGCCGCTTGCGCGGAGACCTTCGTGCAGCGGTCGCGATCCGAGCCCAGTCACGTGCGCGCCGTCGAGTGCCTGCAGGCCCAGCGCGAGCAGTTCGATGCGCTCGCGCAGCTCTTCGAGCACGCCGACGCTGCGCTGGTGGAGCACGCCGTGGAGGCTGTGCACGGCCTGCCCGCGCCGGCCCACTGTCTCGACGAGGTCGGCGACGTGGCCGAGTCCGACGATGCCCTGCGCGCCACCAGCAACGCGCTGGCCGCCCGTCTCGCGCAGGCGCGCGCGTGGACCCACGCCGGTCGCTTCGTGCCCGCGCTCGAGCTGGCCGAGGAGGTGCGCGCCGCGGCCGACGCGGCGGGGCTCTCGCTACCCGCCGCACGGGCGCGCTTGCTGCTCGGCCACGCGGCTGCGCAGGTGGGTGAGCTCGAGCGGGCCTCGGTCGCGCTCCGCGAAGGGGTCGCGCTGGCGGACGCGGCGGGCGCGGACGTCGATCGGCTCGGTGGCCTCGTGGATCTCGTGTACCTCGAGGGGCATCTCGCGGGTGACGCCCGCGAGGCGCACCGCCTGGCGACGCTGGCCGGGTTCGTGGTCGAGCGTGTCGACGCCGACGTCGATCTGCGGGTCGAGCTGCTGGTCAATGAAGCGGTGGTGCTGGGTGACGAGGGCCGACTCGACGAAGCCCTCGCTCACTACCGTCAGGCACTCGCGCTGCGATCGGAGCGCCCCGGCCCCATCGACGAGCAACTCGCGGCGCTGTGCAACAACATCGGCAACGTCTATCTCGCGCGGTCGGAGCTGGCGGCGGCGGTGTCGTGGTTCGCACAGGCCTATCTCATGCGGGTCGCACTCGCGGGGCCGGATCATCCGTCGGTCGCGGATCCGCTGGTGAACCTCGGCGCTGCCCTGGGCCTGCTCGGCGAGCCCGCGGCCGCGCTCGCACACCATCGCCGCGCGCTCGCGGTGCTCGAGCGGGCGCGGGGCCCCGACGACGGCAGCCTAAGGGTCGTGCTCAACAACATCGGCGTGGTGTTGCGCGACGACGGCGATGCAGCCGGCGCGCTGGCGGCCTATCAGCGTGCGTACCGTCTGTGGCGGCAACTCGATGCCGACAACCCCGCGGTGGGCGTCACGCTGTGCAACATCGCCGAGCTGCACCTCGACGCGGGCGAGGCGGCGCGCGCCCACGAGGAGTACGCGCTCGCGCTGGCATTGTTCGAGCGCACCTTGCCCGCTGGACACGCCTTCATCGGCAATGCCTGGACCGGACTCGGCCGCGCGCGCGTGCAGCTCGGCGCGACGGCGGCTGGCGTGGGCGCGTTGCGGCACGCGATCGATCTCCTCGATCGCGTCGAGGTCACCGACGAGCTGCGCGCCGAACCCCGTCTCGCGCTCGCGCATGCCCTCGCCACCGCCGCGCCCGCGTTGGCGCGGGCGCTGGCGCGTGAGGCCCGTGCGCTCTATCTCGGGCTCGGCAAGCGAGGTGTGGTGCCGGTGGCGGCGATCGATCGTTGGCTCGCGAGCTGGCGGCCGCGGCCCTGA
- a CDS encoding Do family serine endopeptidase, which yields MLRTKSIGVMARARPAAILLVSPSLSTARSSTVTRPRLATSPRVVGLAFATTLLTAAACAHAGGSPPVLVQTRTSVASPGAAVVNDARVAADEPAADTGLDQLERAFERAAENIGPAVVSIISEREMARPDLPAIVRGFGPPDGTVRGLGSGVIVDGRGFILTNNHVVEGAERLRVRLHDEREFTASLVGADPKTDLAVIRIDAEHLVPAVLSSSERVRVGQFVLAAGSPFGLSKSVTAGIVSAVGRGGMGIADYGDFIQTDAAINQGNSGGPLIDLRGRVVGINTAIASHNGGSNGVGFAIPIDLAKVVLAQLVEHGSVERGWIGIAMGRLTDEMAASFGLTGKDGVLVDDVDPSGPAARSGLRPGDIITALDGKPARDMVILRNRVAQQRPGTKVALTVFRAGKSRRVELELGSLPGQREGLRPKVPEGKRATPSADKAPHGLSLADPTDELRARWRIDVRKGAVVTGIAQDSLAQAEFEPGDVIVEVGDASVRSAAQARGLLDEADLDRGIRLRVRRGGMGRYVLLHRDR from the coding sequence GTGCTGCGGACGAAATCGATCGGTGTGATGGCCCGCGCGAGACCAGCAGCTATACTGCTGGTCTCGCCGTCCCTCTCGACCGCAAGGAGTTCGACCGTGACCAGGCCTCGACTCGCGACCAGCCCTCGGGTGGTCGGTCTCGCGTTCGCCACCACGTTGCTCACCGCCGCTGCGTGTGCCCACGCCGGTGGATCCCCGCCGGTGCTCGTGCAGACGCGCACGAGCGTCGCGTCGCCGGGCGCGGCCGTCGTGAACGACGCCCGCGTCGCGGCCGACGAGCCCGCCGCCGATACCGGCCTCGACCAGCTGGAGCGTGCCTTCGAGCGCGCGGCCGAGAACATCGGCCCCGCAGTCGTGTCGATCATCAGTGAGCGCGAGATGGCGCGGCCAGACCTGCCCGCGATCGTGCGCGGCTTCGGTCCACCCGATGGCACCGTGCGCGGGCTCGGCAGCGGCGTCATCGTCGACGGCCGCGGCTTCATCCTCACCAACAACCACGTCGTGGAGGGCGCCGAGCGCCTGCGTGTTCGGCTGCACGACGAGCGCGAGTTCACCGCGTCGCTGGTCGGCGCCGATCCGAAGACCGACCTCGCCGTGATCCGCATCGACGCCGAGCACCTGGTGCCGGCGGTGCTGTCGTCGTCGGAGCGCGTCCGCGTGGGGCAGTTCGTGCTGGCCGCGGGCAGCCCGTTTGGTCTCAGCAAGAGCGTCACCGCCGGCATCGTCAGCGCGGTCGGGCGCGGCGGCATGGGCATCGCCGACTACGGCGACTTCATCCAGACCGACGCCGCGATCAACCAGGGCAACTCGGGCGGGCCGCTCATCGATCTGCGCGGCCGTGTGGTCGGGATCAACACCGCGATCGCCTCGCACAACGGCGGCAGCAACGGTGTGGGCTTCGCGATTCCCATCGACCTCGCGAAGGTCGTGCTCGCGCAGCTGGTCGAGCACGGCAGCGTCGAGCGCGGCTGGATCGGCATCGCGATGGGGCGGCTGACCGACGAGATGGCGGCTTCGTTCGGGCTCACGGGCAAGGACGGCGTGCTGGTCGACGACGTCGACCCGAGCGGACCGGCCGCCAGGTCGGGCCTGCGGCCGGGCGACATCATCACGGCGCTCGACGGCAAGCCGGCCCGCGACATGGTGATCCTGCGCAATCGCGTCGCGCAGCAGCGCCCCGGCACCAAGGTGGCGCTCACGGTCTTCCGCGCCGGCAAGTCGCGCCGCGTCGAGCTCGAGCTCGGCAGCCTGCCGGGTCAACGCGAAGGGCTCCGGCCCAAGGTACCCGAGGGCAAGCGCGCCACGCCGAGCGCCGACAAGGCCCCGCACGGCCTCTCGTTGGCGGATCCGACCGACGAGCTGCGCGCACGCTGGCGCATCGACGTGCGCAAGGGTGCAGTGGTGACCGGGATCGCCCAGGATTCGCTGGCACAGGCCGAATTCGAGCCGGGGGACGTGATCGTCGAGGTCGGCGACGCGTCGGTGCGATCTGCGGCGCAGGCTCGCGGCCTGCTCGACGAGGCCGACCTCGACCGCGGCATCCGGCTTCGCGTGCGCCGGGGAGGCATGGGCCGTTACGTGCTGTTGCATCGCGACCGCTGA
- a CDS encoding Hsp20/alpha crystallin family protein produces MIAQLLNYDPYRELNDLSRRIFGELETARPTVRVPIDIREEDEHFVVEADVPGLTPEHLEIVASPEKLTIKGTRKASEKPTLRRERSDYSFERTLMLPRGIDLDAIEARLDAGVLTLTLPKRASDRPRSIAVKAVKPTTVAATAQPAS; encoded by the coding sequence ATGATCGCCCAGCTGCTCAACTATGACCCGTACCGCGAGCTCAACGACCTCAGCCGTCGCATCTTCGGCGAGCTCGAGACGGCCCGTCCCACCGTGCGGGTGCCGATCGACATCCGCGAAGAGGACGAACACTTCGTGGTCGAGGCGGACGTGCCGGGCCTGACGCCGGAGCACCTCGAGATCGTCGCCTCGCCGGAGAAGCTCACCATCAAGGGCACGCGCAAGGCCAGCGAGAAGCCGACGCTACGACGGGAGCGCAGCGACTACAGCTTCGAGCGCACCTTGATGCTGCCGCGCGGCATCGATCTCGATGCGATCGAGGCGCGCCTCGACGCGGGTGTGCTCACGCTGACGCTGCCCAAGCGCGCCAGCGACAGGCCGCGGTCGATCGCCGTCAAGGCGGTCAAGCCGACCACGGTCGCCGCGACCGCGCAGCCGGCGTCCTGA
- a CDS encoding NDP-sugar synthase — protein sequence MANSPRAMILAAGFGTRLGELGRSRPKPMLPVVGAPLVRWAVRYLRHHGIREIVVNLHHLGEQIEAELGDGSRDGVAIAYSREHGHILGTGGGLRHARALLDDGHDRPIVVFNGKVLVDLDLGEVLARHRERGAEATMVVRSDPEAERWGSQQVADDGRIVRLLGRAPAASDVPPPTSPALMFTGIHVLQPRFLDRVPPEGEQCIIRTAYRSLFDEGRALQGFVTDRYWWEHSTALRYLQGVCNALDGAVPLPFAPGFVRGVSPSAIVADDAAIVGPVWIGDDVRIGAGATVGPHVQLEAGVEVAPGATLSRAVVWAGRVAGEVRDAVIGDATTP from the coding sequence ATGGCGAACTCGCCCCGCGCGATGATCCTCGCAGCTGGCTTCGGCACCCGGCTGGGTGAGCTCGGCCGCTCGCGGCCCAAGCCGATGCTGCCGGTCGTCGGCGCGCCGCTGGTGCGGTGGGCGGTGCGATATCTGCGGCACCACGGCATCCGCGAGATCGTCGTGAACCTCCACCACCTCGGCGAGCAGATCGAGGCCGAACTCGGCGATGGCTCGCGCGACGGTGTGGCCATCGCGTACTCGCGCGAGCACGGTCACATCCTCGGTACGGGCGGTGGCCTGCGGCACGCGCGAGCGCTGCTCGACGACGGCCATGACCGCCCGATCGTGGTCTTCAACGGCAAGGTGCTGGTGGATCTCGATCTCGGCGAGGTGCTGGCGCGGCACCGCGAGCGTGGTGCCGAGGCGACCATGGTCGTGCGATCCGATCCCGAGGCGGAGCGGTGGGGGAGCCAACAGGTCGCGGACGACGGCCGCATCGTGCGACTGCTCGGGCGTGCGCCAGCGGCCAGCGACGTGCCGCCGCCCACCTCGCCCGCGCTGATGTTCACCGGCATCCACGTGCTGCAGCCGCGCTTCCTCGATCGCGTGCCGCCCGAGGGCGAGCAGTGCATCATCCGCACCGCCTACCGCTCGCTGTTCGACGAGGGGCGGGCGCTGCAGGGCTTCGTGACCGATCGATACTGGTGGGAGCACTCGACCGCCCTGCGCTACCTCCAAGGGGTCTGCAACGCGCTCGATGGTGCGGTGCCGCTGCCGTTCGCGCCCGGCTTCGTGCGCGGCGTGTCGCCATCGGCGATCGTCGCCGACGATGCGGCGATCGTCGGGCCGGTGTGGATCGGCGACGACGTACGGATCGGCGCCGGCGCGACGGTCGGCCCCCACGTGCAGCTCGAGGCGGGCGTGGAGGTCGCGCCCGGTGCCACGCTCTCGCGGGCCGTCGTGTGGGCCGGGCGGGTCGCCGGCGAGGTCCGCGACGCGGTGATCGGCGACGCGACGACCCCTTGA
- a CDS encoding UDP-glucose/GDP-mannose dehydrogenase family protein produces the protein MKVSVIGTGYVGLVAAAGFAEHGNDVVCADIDEHKIARLRAGEIPIFEPGLDVLVARNVEAGRLRFTTDNAEAAAHGEVIFMAVGTPSAPDGSANLAYLFEAARDIARHLPGPVVVVNKSTVPVGTAERVSRIMAELTKHRVVVASNPEFLKEGTAVDDFLYPDRVVIGTDDEAAQDLLSRLYRPFLRQSERIVYMDPRSAEVTKYACNAYLATRVSFINDIANLCDLVGADVEKVRQGMGTDPRIGNKFLYPGVGYGGSCFPKDTRALLDTARAHGLSLSLVAAAERINEAQKLLLVRKARQLCGDFANKTFALWGLAFKPNTDDVREAPALRIARALLTDGAKLQINDPEGGANFMQDLGDTSGVTLVEDMYEAARGAHGLLLVTEWRQFRSPDFSRLKQLMAEPVLIDGRNQWDRAQVEAMGFRYAGVGR, from the coding sequence ATGAAGGTCAGTGTCATCGGAACAGGATATGTGGGGCTCGTGGCCGCCGCCGGCTTCGCCGAGCACGGCAACGACGTCGTCTGCGCAGACATCGACGAGCACAAGATCGCACGTCTACGCGCCGGTGAGATCCCGATCTTCGAACCCGGCCTCGACGTGCTCGTGGCCCGCAATGTCGAGGCCGGTCGCCTGCGCTTCACGACCGACAACGCGGAGGCCGCCGCCCACGGCGAAGTCATCTTCATGGCGGTCGGGACACCGTCCGCGCCCGACGGTTCCGCAAACCTCGCGTACCTGTTCGAGGCCGCCCGCGACATCGCGCGGCACCTGCCGGGGCCGGTGGTGGTGGTCAACAAGAGCACCGTGCCCGTCGGCACCGCCGAACGGGTGTCGCGGATCATGGCGGAGCTCACCAAGCACCGCGTGGTGGTGGCGTCGAACCCCGAGTTCCTCAAGGAGGGCACTGCGGTCGACGACTTCCTCTACCCCGACCGCGTCGTGATCGGCACCGACGACGAGGCTGCCCAGGACCTGCTCAGCCGGCTGTACCGGCCGTTCCTGCGCCAGAGCGAGCGCATCGTGTACATGGACCCGCGCTCCGCCGAGGTCACCAAGTACGCCTGCAACGCGTACCTTGCCACGCGCGTGTCGTTCATCAACGACATCGCCAACCTCTGCGACCTGGTCGGTGCCGACGTCGAGAAGGTGCGCCAGGGCATGGGCACCGACCCGCGCATCGGCAACAAGTTCCTCTACCCCGGCGTCGGCTACGGCGGCTCGTGCTTCCCGAAGGACACGCGCGCGCTGCTCGACACGGCCCGCGCCCACGGCCTGTCGCTCAGCCTCGTCGCCGCCGCCGAGCGCATCAACGAGGCTCAGAAGCTGCTGTTGGTCCGCAAGGCGCGGCAACTCTGCGGTGACTTCGCCAACAAGACCTTCGCCCTGTGGGGCCTGGCCTTCAAGCCCAACACCGACGACGTCCGCGAGGCGCCCGCGCTGCGAATCGCTCGGGCGCTCCTGACCGACGGCGCCAAGCTGCAGATCAACGACCCGGAGGGCGGGGCCAACTTCATGCAGGACCTGGGCGACACCAGCGGCGTGACCCTGGTCGAGGACATGTACGAAGCGGCCCGAGGGGCCCACGGCCTGCTGCTGGTGACCGAGTGGCGGCAGTTCCGCTCGCCGGACTTCTCGCGGCTCAAGCAGCTCATGGCCGAGCCGGTGCTGATCGACGGTCGCAACCAGTGGGACCGCGCGCAGGTGGAGGCCATGGGCTTCCGCTACGCCGGCGTCGGGCGCTGA
- a CDS encoding rhomboid family intramembrane serine protease, with amino-acid sequence MSDNHPQISAQCPACGLHALVVVRLRRGGDGNWVQTDRRRLFGRDVEGDTAQLEVQIDTCPVCFGAWFDPGELDVLAGKLEGVEQVLDADSTPSKRGCVHGHGPMSEHRLPGVISTPLDRCTACGGLWLDGHERRKLAQASTSEGQGTKTERWFKRGAIWAAQVLTHLPVEVDNPARGTPWVVYLLLATFLAVFIGQETGAIDTEYYAIVAGRLKHEGDYATLLTYMFMHGSWAHLLFNAYFLYTFGDNVEHLFGRVRFAIFFVLAGVLAGGLHVMLTHRTATPVVGASGAIAAVLAAYLWAFPRARLFQVILWVQLKIPAWTYLFVWAAFQLLMGFWGKGADAESVAWFAHLGGFLVGVAVTPLVLAMRRREVARHVRVPALT; translated from the coding sequence ATGTCGGACAACCATCCACAGATCTCGGCCCAGTGCCCTGCCTGTGGACTGCACGCGCTGGTGGTCGTGCGGCTGCGTCGCGGCGGCGACGGCAACTGGGTGCAAACCGACAGGCGTCGCTTGTTCGGGCGGGATGTCGAGGGGGATACGGCCCAGCTCGAGGTGCAGATCGACACCTGTCCGGTCTGCTTCGGTGCGTGGTTCGACCCCGGCGAGCTCGATGTCCTGGCCGGCAAGCTCGAGGGGGTCGAACAGGTCCTCGACGCCGACTCGACCCCGAGCAAGCGCGGTTGCGTGCATGGCCACGGCCCGATGTCGGAGCACCGGCTGCCGGGCGTGATCTCGACCCCCCTCGACCGCTGCACCGCGTGCGGCGGCCTGTGGCTCGACGGCCACGAGCGCCGCAAGCTCGCGCAGGCCTCGACCAGCGAGGGTCAGGGCACCAAGACCGAGCGATGGTTCAAGCGCGGTGCGATCTGGGCGGCGCAGGTGTTGACGCACCTCCCCGTCGAGGTCGACAACCCCGCACGCGGTACGCCGTGGGTGGTCTACCTGCTGCTCGCGACGTTCCTCGCGGTGTTCATCGGTCAGGAGACCGGGGCCATCGACACCGAGTACTACGCCATCGTCGCCGGCCGCCTCAAGCACGAGGGCGACTACGCGACACTGCTGACGTACATGTTCATGCACGGCAGCTGGGCGCACCTGCTGTTCAACGCGTACTTCCTCTACACGTTCGGCGACAACGTGGAGCACCTCTTCGGACGCGTGCGCTTCGCGATCTTCTTCGTGCTCGCCGGCGTGCTTGCGGGCGGGCTGCACGTGATGCTGACCCACCGCACTGCAACGCCGGTGGTCGGCGCCTCGGGCGCGATCGCAGCGGTGCTCGCCGCATACCTGTGGGCATTCCCGCGGGCGCGCCTGTTCCAGGTGATCCTGTGGGTGCAGCTCAAGATACCGGCCTGGACGTACCTGTTCGTGTGGGCCGCGTTCCAGCTGCTCATGGGTTTTTGGGGCAAGGGCGCCGACGCCGAGAGCGTGGCGTGGTTCGCCCATCTGGGCGGCTTCCTCGTCGGCGTCGCCGTCACGCCGCTGGTGCTGGCGATGCGCCGTCGCGAGGTGGCTCGCCACGTGCGCGTACCCGCGCTGACGTGA